DNA from Solanum stenotomum isolate F172 chromosome 3, ASM1918654v1, whole genome shotgun sequence:
TCACCCATAATCAAATATCTTGAGTTCGATCTTTGagggtgaatttttttttgttgggagTGTTGTTCCCAAAATGAATTCTACAGGCTACAATAAGctattcaaatttaatcgatTTTCAATGCAAATACtattgaatgaaaaaaaaaagtgatagcTGAATATTTCCCTATATAAATAAAGCCAAGTTTTTGGTTGTCATTGTACCTAATTACTGATGATAAGTATAATTAGAACCATGaaaagtcaaatatttttagttcTTTATGATCTATGaaccatattattattatttatatcttaTAAGTgccaaaaaaaaactcaaaatattagtattttttttatttcacgtTTACTATGCATTTggcttaaaataaaataaattcaattggTCCGAAATTATTAATAggtacttatttattttatctacCATGAAATTGAaaactaaattcaaattatttctttttcattgttGTGTTTCTGATTTTCATTCCAATCATCAAgctttactttttcttttctttttataaattatttatggcgtgatgaattaataaatatttgggACCTGTCTTGGGTTGAGTTATTCATCATATGTAGTTGGTCTAGTTGAGTatgttgattaaaaaaaatgcaccAATTATTCTACTTCTagtaattaaaacaaaaatagtttGGTGTACGAAATATATTGCgttaatatgatttggaaagggTCGTGCATCCTGAGAGATATGATATAAACAACTTacctaatataaatattagtgGTTATTTTCATGATACAAATCAATAACCTATAAATCACACAGAGataattttattgtttcttCGAGTTCcgataataaaagaaaatattgtcGGTCAAATATATAGAAGGAGAAGTAAAGCAAGAAGTACAAGAAACGGCTGCATGTGCCAATTGCTTTAGCTTTCAAGAACAAGCTATGGCATGATCATGGTCCTTGCCGTCCTATCTTCCAATAAGAATTCTTTATACAAATAACGGATTGAAtaatactatttaatttttttcccgGTGTGTATAAATTATggaaaaattcaacaaaaatatgCCATTCCTTTAGTAAATTTTCGATTAGTGGCACACCTTAtagcaaaaaaattaattcctaTTTATCTTTGATAGAAAAAGTAAAAGGTAAAGAATAATCAATGTTAGAAATGACTTTTGTCAACCCTTTCTGTATATcgattaaataattgtattgaCTTTATTTGTTTGATCAAATCAAATCGTTATCGTAAAATTGGTCGAATTGACTAAATGTCACTAGGGtattttattgttaaaattGAACTATGCTCAGTTTTGACTTCTTCCAAATGTTAAGAGAATGTTACGAATTACGATATCGATCGCTTGATATTTGTTATGATCATATGTAGAGTACTACGTCAATTTTGCATTGTTTATTTAAACTAGAGAGAAAACAATTGTATAGAGTACATTTAAATTGAGTGATGTCATACAACAATTTCatgtagttaaaataataaaaatagatcAGCCAACTCGAAATAGAAGAAATGGGACTGATGTAGaggaaacaaaaattaaaatggcgaaaaaataataacattcgCCTCTTCACTCGAACACTAActagtttttgttttatacaAACAAGCATTCTAATTTCCATATACAGTATATTTTAGACGTGAAATGAAATAACCTGGAAAAAAAagcaagagttggggttttatACAAAACTATGATTTACTGCTGCAAACTAACAAATCACTTTGCTGCTGGTGTCTAAGAGAGTCTGATGGCCATTTCTTGAAGAAGTGCCCGCTTCTGTGAAGCGTCAATTACTTGATTGGATTCGGCATTCTCAAGCACATCCGCAATTATTGCTGCTGCATGACCTAGAGGTTCTTCTGCTGCTCTCTTCAGCATGAAGGCCTGTAATTCAGCAGCAAGGACACATTTTAGATAATGTAGCAGTTTTGAGAAATTCGACGAGAAAGCCTCCTCAACTTTTGGCTAAAAAGGAAAGACGCAAAGAATATGCAAGTGATGGGATCGACCTGTCCATGATGAGTAATTGTCAATGTACATGGTTGCTGATACCAAGGTTCACCATCTAATTGAACAGGAAATGCAGCAAAAAGATGAATTTTGATCAACTGACCCTGTGCTAGCCTCCGAGCTTTGGAAAGCCCCACCTGTTTGCACGAGCAGTAACCTTATCACAAAGGAGTGAAACTAAAAGGCAGCGGAAGATCAAATAGACAAATCATGCCAGGTTGACATCTAATTTGGCGATACAAGAAGCAAATTGTTGTGTTATTGAATTAATATCTATACATAAGCCAAGAGACGGACACATTTAACCAGGAATAAActcattcttcaaaaataaagaGACAAATAACCATCAAAAAGTGCTTTACCCTTAAACATCTGCAAACAAATGCCTAAGTTGAAGCTAGTTTAACACACTAGAAAATTTCCTCAAGAaccatgaaaattatttttgccaCGTTAATGTGTGTAAAATTGTTTCCAACATACCTGAAGCTTCCCAAGATGCCACGTCCCAGAAATGCCAACAACCTCCAGCATCTTATCATGCATCGATTGAGGATCAAAATTGTCATAGTGTTCATCTTCATTCTGCCACAAGTCTACTCCACCCATGTAGCTACCAATATTGGCTACAAGAACACCTTCTGCATCCTAGAGATCAAGTCAAAAAGTCATAACTCgtcattaaagataaataatctTTTAGTTACTTAAGTAGTTTCAAGACTGCGATTACTCGCTAAACATCTCTAAGATGAAAACACTGAATCATCCACCAAATTTCCAATATAAACTTTAGCACCTTTCCTCCACGATGGAAGATTTATTAGTAGTATTTTCAGGGAGTTGAATTATACTTTCGCATCTTCTATTAACTAtgaaatttggaaaaatataaACTGAAGGAGTCACATATCAAAGCACTAAAAAAAGCAAGCATTCATAGCTCAAATGTATTTTCCACAAGGACAGTTAAGCCTTTCGACACCACCTCGGGAACTTCAATCTCCACACCATCAACCTCCACCCTAACTTGCCATGGAAAATCCGCAAATGTCCAATCCATGATACTCCTGGCACCTTCTCTGGCATAAAGAACTTTGTTCATGAACTGCAACATTGTTGCAAAGAATTTCAGTCACGAAtgcatataaaataaaaagataatgaCATGGAATACAACTCAGTAATATATGCCCAAGAATTCCATACAAATGCCACATACAAGACTAATACACAAATGATGCAGTTCActacataaaaagaaaaaaggaaactatCATAGGCAGCAAATCTTAACGTAACAAAACGGCATACGCAAAACCACATTATTAGCCAGTACAGGCCTTGACTACCCAGCTCAGTATACAGACAAATAGGGGTGGACTTAGCTTGCTATTATACTCTTGGTGTAGAATTTATTTCATCTTCATGGAGGAGGGTGGATTTGTCTTGCTATTAAACTTTTTCCAGtatatccttatttattttaatgttacACAAAGGAAAGTAGACTGGATGCTCTGCACTTCATCTTAGTTCACCTGGCTTTTATTTTTCACATGATTCATATCATCAAGTGCACCCATTCCAAATTTCAGCCCAATCAAATGATCGACTGCTTCTAATATATCTCGgagtaacaaaaatatattgttcTGGGGTATATCAAGGTTCCATCTTCGGTTTATATTTCGTCGACCAATCCTTCCTAACTCACATCTTTGTTGAAGAATCTCTTCTGTAATTACTTACATAAGGATTCAGAAAATACCGGATCACCACCTAGTCACCTACACAGGCAAATTGTTGATAAAACTCCAAAGTGGCACTTTCTTTTGACCCAAATTTTTTCTCTCCTTATCCCtcagaaaggagaaaaaaaaattaagacagaaaacattttctagaatTTATCTTAGATCCCATAAAACTGATGATAGAACTAGAATAGATATGCACAGTTTGAGGATCGTTACATTATGGCCTTCCTCTCAATCCttaaatactcaatttatgtCTGAGGCAAGGTTTGAGCCCATGATGTGCACCTAACCCACCCAACACACCCTGCTCTTACCACTAGATCAAATCCCTGGGGACGATAACAACAGAATGACCAATGTAACAAAAGGAGTCTATCCAGAAGAAGCATGAAAAGTTAACTGGTCATCAGCCGGTAACAGTGAATCCTTTTCACAGAACAGGTCTACTCATTCTAACATGCTTTAGAGACAGCAGAGCATACAGAAACATATATATCACCAACCCCTCAAAGGGATTGATAGTAAGAGTGCAAAGTCAGAAGATTTGAAGCTATCAAACAATGTGCTATTCAATAACCCAAGATACTCGGTCATAAGTATCTTCAAAAATCGATGAGTATCACAAGCGTGCAGATATGCTCATAATCCTGACATTGCCAGAGTGTCATATAATGTCAACACACTAAACCAAACAGGGAAGCTTTACAGTTGGCACCATAATACATGAACAGGGAATGTGCACATAGAATTCAGGACTATAAAATAGAAACATCAAGCTGCAGGTTTAACCATTCTGCATCTGAAGTACGCTAGGACCAAGATATTGTGCAATAGAAGTGTTATATCTCGTCTTGACATAGACGAAAAACACTTGATATGACGAGAAAACATCCACCCTAATATAAAATGACAAGAAAACATCTAGGTCTGAGATATTATGGTAGCTACGTCCCACAAATCCAGATTCTTCTTTGAGGAATTCCTtcttaaccaaaaaaaatccaaaaagtgTAGATCtacttaccttatttgaagatAATGTCATACAGAACCCAGTGGTGGAGCCAGAAATTTCGCCAAGGGTGTTCAACCTTTAAAGAGTCGATAATTTTTTAGCGGAGTGGGTacacaaaacatttttttttttccgatGAGTAGGTGCACAAAAATTTctgtgtttttttgtttaaaaagagatttatattaaaaaatatagctAGTGGGGATCGAACCCAGACCCCCATGAGGTGAACGAGTGTGCCTACCGCCAGACCATCTGCCTTTGCTGTGTCAAAGAGTGTTCAATCAATAAATATCCAGATATTAGACTATATTTGCCTATATACCCGATAtaattttccgacgaagggTGTTCATTTGACCACCCTTACTAGGCTGTAGCTCCACCCCTGAGAGAACCTTAGTAACCAGGTCGACTCCGTGAAATTTAATTGGAAGAGATGACTGTTACAAGCATATAAATTTTCCACAGTAATTCCATATGTGAACAGTTCAATGACTTTCATTTCCACATACAACAGAGGCAACTAATATCAGGAAGAAATATGGTGAAACTACAAAGAAACTGGGTCGCGAAACCCCCTCAACAGGAATAAGAACACTCTGGAACTATAGCATAAACCTAAGCCTACAGTAAAGTTCACTCATGATGTTGTATGAGGATACGTGAAGGTTTATCATCACTAGATCGACTATCATAGCACAAGTTTGAAGCTACAGACGATTCtttatcaaaccaaatttgacaACCCAAATTTGTGTTCAGATGCTCTTGTGGAACATAACTTATGGTTTACATGGCAactaatttgtttgtttttttgcaAACCAAAACCAATTTTATCATGATGGTACACATATAAGTTCATCATCACACATATCGACTATCAAAGCAATAGTTGAAAACTATAGGCCTATTTCTTTATCGAACCAAATCCACTAACCCAATTATCATGCTTCACATGATCTTATGGAACATAATCTGCATACCTGATTGTAGAACTTCTCGGGGTTTTCCTCCCTCATATTATGGATTTCTAATGCAACCTTTGCATCACAACCAACCCCTGGAACATCAACAGGGGACACTCATCAAATTTTGCAAGGAAATAATAATAGAGAATAATATTGGAGAAGTGAGACACTGATCATAATATGCTCCAGTGATgcaaatttaatatattgtttgcCGCTTAGAGAAGATCAGTCACCATACCAAGATAGTTGTTCAAGAACTTTGGGGGTTCAAGCAGCTTTCCATGCTGATTTACTATAGAAACTTTCCATCGATCAAGGATAGTTACTGCTGCTTGTTCTATATCATGCAAAAGTGTGCAAAGACCACCTTGTCTCTCAACTGACCCTAAACCACCTCCCCAGGAAAGAACTCGAGCCAAATCATTTCCCGTCCCGGCGGGGAGTATTGCCACCGGTGGAGGAGAAACATAGTTTTGTTTATCTATGGTATCCAATACCCAGCCAACAGTTCCATCACCTCCACAGACAAGAATCCGGAAGTGTGGCACTGTTCTGAAAAGATGCAGACCAACTTCCGGTCCTTCTGTTGAACTCAATTCAACGACCTAAGTAGCATATCCATGGAAAATCACAGATCAAAACACTAGCTCGCTGGAAAATATTCATGAATCTACTTAGAAGTTAATACACATAAAAGGTATTTAAACAGAAAAGATAAGTTGCATCTTTAATGACGTTCTTAAGGCATTATCAAGTCGCATAAAAAGGAAATTAGCAAGCCGGACACACCGAAACCTGGTAAACAGTAATGTAATCATATAATGccatatttattctttttcctGACAAGATCTACCTCCATTCACCACAAGACCAAGAAAAGAGTTAGCTTTGATTTACAACTATATTAGTAGTATGAAAAATATCTTATGCAGAAAAGTGGATTTCTTTAATGACAAGTTGCATCTTTAATGACGTTCTTAAGGCATTATCAAGTAGCATAAAAAGGAAATTAGCAAGCCGGACACACTGAAACCTGGTAAACAGTAATGTAATCATATAATACCATATTTGTTCCTTCTCCTGACAAGATCTACCTCCATTCACCACAAGACCAAGAAAAGAGTTAGCTTTGATTTACAACTATATTAGtagtatgaaaaaatattttatgcagAAAAGTGGATTTCTTAGTTATATGTTTAGATAAATCAATCTTTAATAATGAACATTATTAGGTGGCACACAATTTACAATAGTCCATAGAAATGTGTCAAAACACTTTGTAAAGCATGGGGAGAAAAAGAAGACTGCGCATAAAATAAGACTCGTGGGATTTTTTCCAGCAGCTACAGGCTCTCTAAGCCATTTTAAGGACAGAAGAATCAACTAACAGCCTAGGGTGGTAACATTCCCTAAATgtaattgttgtgttgattgacaCATCTCTACACACGGATAAGATAGCAAGTAGTTCATAAGATGGATGCTAAAAGAACACTGACTAGATAAGGAGCTTCACCTCACCTGAACTGGGTTTAATAGAAGATTCAACCGCTGCCTAAGTGAATCTCCTCGTTGAGCTCCACTTTTCTTGTTTATAAAAACTAGCAGAGGTCTGGCATCTGGAGGCAAATCAGTCAATTCATATTTCTGCCCTATTAATTGAGATTCATCCTTCTGATTAGTGGATGAACTCCTCTTGAAGCTGGGTATAGATATCAACTTTTTAACACCACTGTCTTGGTGGTGATCCGCACCCTCTCTATTTACACCACTACTGCAGTTTTCATCTATATTACCATTACCATTCACTTGATGAGAATCAGCAGTGCATTCAGTAGTTGTGTCCCCAACAACATCACCATTGCTTGTCTCTGCAGAGGTCCCACTCTCATGTTTCTCTTTACTGTGCTTATATTTCTTGCTTTGACTTATTATACTAGCACGGACTGAAGAAGCAATTTCATTGGCACCTTGTGTGATAGAACTCAGCAGTCCTCCCCTGTTAAACTCTTTCACATAAAGTGGCGATAGAATAAGCCTTCTGAAAGGACCCAGGTCACATATATCACCTGTTTCATTGAACATATTGGCATGGCAATCAACATGAACTAGGCGCTGACACCACAAGCAACACCATATAGGGGACCCACCAAGAAATGAACTTGGCTCTTCACAGTAGCTGCAGAAATAAGATTCATCAGGTTGATCAGCTACCTCTGTCCAGCGCACTGCCCACTGATGTACC
Protein-coding regions in this window:
- the LOC125857678 gene encoding diacylglycerol kinase 1-like — its product is MEDYRESEFPLLSWISKNPSEMAESPLFILSCFIAGLVGILTIFYTAFQWRRNINGSWMKAIARSKKNPKTRNKVPAAPHTWALETVSRGKSLKCCVCLKSISPSQTLGPIVASERFFNRCSICGAAAHLSCSSSAHKDCKCASMFGYPHVVHQWAVRWTEVADQPDESYFCSYCEEPSSFLGGSPIWCCLWCQRLVHVDCHANMFNETGDICDLGPFRRLILSPLYVKEFNRGGLLSSITQGANEIASSVRASIISQSKKYKHSKEKHESGTSAETSNGDVVGDTTTECTADSHQVNGNGNIDENCSSGVNREGADHHQDSGVKKLISIPSFKRSSSTNQKDESQLIGQKYELTDLPPDARPLLVFINKKSGAQRGDSLRQRLNLLLNPVQVVELSSTEGPEVGLHLFRTVPHFRILVCGGDGTVGWVLDTIDKQNYVSPPPVAILPAGTGNDLARVLSWGGGLGSVERQGGLCTLLHDIEQAAVTILDRWKVSIVNQHGKLLEPPKFLNNYLGVGCDAKVALEIHNMREENPEKFYNQFMNKVLYAREGARSIMDWTFADFPWQVRVEVDGVEIEVPEDAEGVLVANIGSYMGGVDLWQNEDEHYDNFDPQSMHDKMLEVVGISGTWHLGKLQVGLSKARRLAQGQLIKIHLFAAFPVQLDGEPWYQQPCTLTITHHGQAFMLKRAAEEPLGHAAAIIADVLENAESNQVIDASQKRALLQEMAIRLS